One Kitasatospora sp. MAP12-44 DNA segment encodes these proteins:
- a CDS encoding sensor histidine kinase, protein MSATAPTARRLRARWAVGRLPWSAGVWRDTAFVVAGVPLHAAGVVATLAPLLLGLTAAPLSVSLTVMLLATVVFGAVVAVLLVTCVPLLTRLQRSRLAALSSVRLPRQPEGAPRLTHWRAVVATLRSEALWRQVGYHVLAGPAAALGALLTLGLWACGAALALLPCYGLLLPSASALSLRTQPESAAVAWVLGIALLFAAPLVAGVVARVDARWARRLLGPNRARELQRRVDHLAVSRAAVLAAADTERRRIERDLHDGTQQRLVAMAMKIGIARATNPGFPPEVQRLLAEVHGEAKLALSELRDLVRGLHPAVLDEQGLDAALSGIAARAPFPVKLHVSAEAEGRAEPAIEAVAYFVVSEALANIAKHAEASRADIHLERAADILRVTVIDDGRGGADPARGSGLTGLTQRVSSVDGTFRISSPLGGPTRITVELPCEL, encoded by the coding sequence ATGTCTGCCACCGCGCCCACCGCCCGCCGCCTGCGCGCGCGGTGGGCGGTCGGGCGGCTGCCGTGGTCGGCGGGGGTGTGGCGGGATACCGCGTTCGTCGTCGCGGGGGTGCCGCTGCATGCGGCGGGGGTGGTGGCCACGTTGGCGCCGCTGCTGCTGGGGCTGACCGCCGCGCCGCTGTCGGTGAGCCTGACCGTGATGCTGCTGGCGACGGTGGTCTTCGGTGCCGTCGTCGCGGTGCTGCTGGTCACCTGCGTCCCGCTGCTGACCAGGCTGCAGCGAAGCCGGCTGGCCGCGCTGTCGTCGGTTCGCCTGCCGCGCCAGCCCGAGGGTGCTCCGCGCCTCACGCACTGGCGCGCGGTGGTGGCGACCCTGCGCTCCGAAGCGCTCTGGCGCCAGGTCGGCTACCACGTGCTGGCCGGGCCGGCCGCCGCGCTCGGCGCGCTGCTGACCCTGGGGCTCTGGGCGTGCGGGGCGGCGCTGGCGCTGCTGCCGTGCTACGGCCTGCTGCTGCCCTCGGCGAGCGCGCTGAGTCTGCGGACGCAGCCGGAGTCGGCCGCCGTCGCGTGGGTGCTGGGGATCGCGCTGCTGTTCGCCGCTCCGCTGGTGGCCGGCGTGGTGGCCCGGGTGGATGCCCGCTGGGCCCGCAGGCTGCTCGGCCCCAACCGGGCACGGGAGTTGCAGCGCCGGGTGGATCACCTCGCGGTCAGCCGGGCCGCCGTCCTGGCGGCGGCCGACACCGAGCGCCGCCGGATCGAGCGGGACCTGCACGACGGCACCCAGCAGCGCCTGGTCGCGATGGCGATGAAGATCGGTATCGCCCGGGCGACCAACCCCGGCTTCCCTCCCGAGGTGCAGCGGCTGCTCGCCGAGGTGCACGGCGAGGCCAAGCTGGCGCTCTCCGAACTGCGCGACCTGGTCCGCGGCCTGCACCCGGCGGTGCTGGACGAGCAGGGCCTGGACGCGGCGCTGTCGGGGATCGCGGCCCGCGCGCCGTTCCCGGTCAAGCTGCACGTCTCCGCGGAGGCCGAGGGCCGGGCCGAGCCGGCCATCGAGGCCGTCGCGTACTTCGTGGTCTCCGAGGCGCTGGCCAACATCGCCAAGCACGCCGAGGCCTCCCGGGCCGACATCCACCTGGAGCGCGCCGCGGATATCCTGCGGGTGACCGTGATCGACGACGGGCGCGGCGGGGCCGACCCGGCGCGGGGGAGCGGCCTTACCGGGCTCACCCAGCGCGTCTCCTCGGTGGACGGCACCTTCCGTATCAGCAGTCCCCTCGGGGGACCGACCAGAATCACCGTGGAGCTGCCGTGCGAGCTGTGA
- a CDS encoding alpha/beta fold hydrolase: MAAAHADSFVQAGSPAPDMRLVCFPHAGGAPSAFRGWADQLPTGIGLLTACYPGRHNRFIDPHPASLEELADELADALQPYLDTPVALFGHSMGAALAYEVALRLEQRHGVGPLRLFVSGHPAPQLAREAGTDHQDAEALISHVNRLGSATAGLLDIPELREIALATLSADYGLIETYRPPAPAAVGCPVVGYVGDQDHDCPPDDVRAWAQLSSGRFEFRSFPGNHFYLEEHEAELVRQVVGHLQDDLRLRRVLGATPVGGGRAR; this comes from the coding sequence ATGGCAGCAGCGCATGCAGACTCGTTCGTGCAGGCCGGATCGCCTGCGCCGGATATGCGGTTGGTCTGCTTCCCGCATGCCGGCGGCGCACCGAGTGCCTTTAGGGGTTGGGCGGATCAACTGCCAACCGGCATAGGCCTGCTGACAGCCTGTTACCCAGGGCGCCACAACCGCTTCATCGATCCGCATCCGGCCTCGCTCGAGGAGCTCGCCGACGAACTGGCCGACGCACTCCAGCCCTACCTGGACACTCCGGTGGCGCTCTTCGGCCACAGCATGGGCGCCGCCCTGGCCTACGAGGTGGCGCTGCGGCTGGAGCAGCGCCACGGGGTGGGCCCGCTGCGGCTGTTCGTCTCCGGCCACCCCGCGCCGCAGCTGGCGCGGGAGGCCGGAACGGACCACCAGGACGCCGAGGCGCTGATCAGCCACGTCAACCGGCTGGGCAGCGCCACGGCCGGCCTGCTCGACATCCCCGAACTGCGCGAGATCGCGCTCGCCACACTGAGCGCGGACTACGGGCTGATCGAGACCTACCGTCCGCCGGCGCCGGCCGCGGTCGGCTGCCCGGTGGTCGGCTACGTCGGCGACCAGGACCACGACTGTCCGCCCGATGACGTCCGGGCCTGGGCCCAACTGTCCAGTGGCCGTTTCGAGTTCCGCTCGTTCCCGGGCAACCACTTCTACCTGGAGGAGCACGAGGCCGAGCTGGTCCGCCAGGTGGTCGGCCACCTCCAGGACGACCTTCGCCTGCGCCGCGTGCTGGGCGCCACCCCGGTGGGAGGCGGCCGTGCTCGCTGA
- a CDS encoding ABC transporter ATP-binding protein has protein sequence MSRQKAEKPRDFRGSSRRLFAILRPERTLVAVSLLICASSVTLSVIGPKILGHATDLIFAGAVGGHLRAGTTTAQAAQELRDQGHRAQADALTALHAVPGQGIDFDQVGNILLLALAVYVVAALLILAQGRVTAVIVQRSIFRLREQAEAKLSRLPLRYFDGQPHGEVLSRVTNDIDNVSQTFQQTFSQVVNSLLTVVSVLVVMCLISPLLALIALVTVPVSIYVATIVGKRSRAEFGRQWAITGRLNGHIEEMYTGHSLVNLFGRQEEAMETFDEHNTALRTTGFKAQFIAGAIQPATMFIGNLNYVLMAVIGGLRVASGTLSIGDVQAFMQYSRQFSAPLTQAASMANVIQSGVASVERVFALLDEPEQQPDPLEPAKPGLVRGHIEFQDISFDYTPGSPLIEGLSLAVKPGQTVAIVGPTGAGKTTLVNLITRFYDVTAGRIVLDGVDIAAMSRDDLRSNFGVVLQDAWLFGGTIAENIAYGAEDPTHDEVVAAAQATHVDHFVRTLAAGYDTVLSGDTSGVSAGEKQLITIARAFLSNPAILILDEATSSVDTRTEVLIRQAMQSLRQGRTSFVIAHRLSTVRDADVILVMESGRIVEQGTHEDLLDAQGAYARLYAAQFTQALTAVD, from the coding sequence ATGAGTCGTCAGAAGGCTGAGAAGCCAAGGGACTTCCGAGGCAGCAGCCGTCGCCTGTTCGCCATTCTGCGTCCCGAACGAACACTGGTGGCGGTTTCCCTGCTCATCTGCGCATCGAGCGTCACCCTGTCGGTCATCGGTCCGAAGATCCTCGGCCACGCCACCGACCTCATCTTCGCCGGCGCCGTCGGCGGCCACCTGCGAGCCGGTACGACCACGGCCCAGGCCGCCCAGGAACTGCGCGACCAGGGCCACCGCGCCCAGGCCGATGCCCTGACCGCGCTGCACGCCGTGCCCGGCCAGGGAATCGACTTCGACCAGGTCGGCAACATCCTGCTCCTCGCGTTGGCCGTGTACGTCGTCGCCGCGCTACTGATCCTCGCGCAGGGACGCGTGACCGCGGTGATCGTGCAGCGCTCGATCTTCCGCCTGCGGGAACAGGCCGAGGCGAAGCTCTCCCGCCTGCCGCTGCGCTACTTCGACGGGCAGCCGCACGGCGAGGTGCTCAGCCGGGTCACCAACGACATCGACAACGTCAGCCAGACCTTTCAACAGACGTTCAGTCAGGTCGTCAACTCCCTGCTGACGGTCGTGAGCGTGCTGGTCGTCATGTGCCTGATCTCGCCGTTGCTCGCCCTGATCGCGCTGGTGACCGTGCCGGTCTCCATCTACGTGGCGACCATCGTGGGCAAGCGCTCGCGCGCCGAGTTCGGCCGGCAGTGGGCCATCACCGGACGTCTCAACGGCCACATCGAGGAGATGTACACCGGCCACTCCCTGGTGAATCTCTTCGGTCGCCAGGAGGAGGCCATGGAGACCTTCGACGAACACAACACGGCGCTGCGCACGACCGGTTTCAAGGCCCAGTTCATCGCCGGCGCGATCCAGCCCGCGACGATGTTCATCGGCAACCTGAACTACGTCCTGATGGCCGTCATCGGCGGTCTGCGGGTCGCCTCCGGCACCCTGTCCATCGGCGACGTGCAGGCGTTCATGCAGTACTCACGGCAGTTCAGCGCGCCGCTCACCCAGGCCGCGAGCATGGCCAACGTGATCCAATCCGGAGTCGCCTCCGTCGAACGCGTCTTCGCCCTGCTCGACGAGCCGGAGCAGCAGCCCGACCCGCTCGAGCCGGCCAAGCCCGGCCTGGTCCGCGGCCACATCGAGTTCCAGGACATCTCATTCGACTACACCCCCGGCTCACCGCTGATCGAGGGCCTCTCGCTGGCGGTCAAGCCCGGTCAGACGGTGGCCATCGTCGGGCCCACCGGCGCCGGCAAGACCACTCTGGTCAACCTGATCACGCGGTTCTACGACGTCACGGCCGGCCGCATCGTCCTCGACGGCGTGGACATCGCCGCGATGTCGCGTGACGACCTCCGCTCGAACTTCGGCGTCGTCCTGCAGGACGCCTGGCTCTTCGGCGGGACCATCGCCGAGAACATCGCCTACGGCGCCGAGGACCCCACCCACGACGAGGTCGTCGCCGCCGCCCAGGCCACCCACGTGGATCACTTCGTGCGGACCCTGGCCGCCGGCTACGACACCGTCCTCAGCGGCGACACCTCCGGCGTCAGCGCCGGTGAGAAGCAGCTGATCACCATCGCCCGCGCCTTCCTGTCGAACCCCGCGATCCTGATCCTGGACGAGGCGACCAGCTCGGTGGACACCCGTACCGAGGTGCTCATCCGGCAGGCCATGCAGTCGCTGCGCCAGGGCCGGACCAGCTTCGTCATCGCCCACCGCCTCTCCACCGTCCGGGACGCCGACGTGATCCTGGTGATGGAGTCCGGCCGCATCGTCGAACAGGGCACCCACGAGGACCTGCTCGACGCCCAGGGCGCCTACGCCCGGCTGTACGCCGCACAGTTCACCCAGGCCCTCACCGCGGTCGACTGA
- a CDS encoding ester cyclase family protein, with product MNEMHAGHGFDRLDEFYAPGHLEHDPRVSPGPTGLHDFWQELLQGFPDLTVTLDVMVADNDRVMAFLIWRGTQRGPLAGQPAGGRELELHTSELFRLRDGLVVEHWAVVDYSILRTFGMTARQGPGPDRPQLLGPHSATEEANAAVILAAYREVLCEHRLERADAYYEQHYIHHNAQMPAVPNGVEAFKEYFAGNFARYPDLTATVDQVLASGDRVMVFATWRGHFTGSSRGRGPTGKALLMHTSDQFRLVDGKVAEHWEVVDYSGLEDVGIPIRSFTAAGQG from the coding sequence GTGAACGAGATGCACGCCGGGCATGGGTTCGACCGGCTCGACGAGTTCTACGCGCCGGGCCATCTGGAGCACGACCCGCGCGTCTCGCCCGGACCGACCGGCCTGCACGACTTCTGGCAGGAGCTGCTCCAGGGCTTCCCGGACCTCACGGTGACCCTGGACGTCATGGTCGCCGACAACGACCGGGTGATGGCCTTCCTGATCTGGCGCGGCACCCAGCGCGGACCGCTCGCCGGACAACCCGCCGGCGGCAGGGAGTTGGAGCTGCACACCAGCGAGCTGTTCCGACTTCGGGACGGCCTGGTCGTCGAGCACTGGGCCGTCGTCGACTACTCGATCCTGCGGACCTTCGGCATGACCGCCCGCCAGGGGCCGGGCCCGGACCGGCCGCAGCTGCTCGGTCCGCACAGTGCCACCGAGGAGGCCAACGCCGCCGTCATCCTGGCGGCCTACCGGGAGGTGCTGTGCGAGCACCGTCTGGAGCGCGCCGACGCCTACTACGAACAGCACTACATCCACCACAATGCCCAGATGCCCGCGGTCCCCAACGGAGTCGAGGCGTTCAAGGAGTACTTCGCCGGCAACTTCGCCCGGTACCCCGACCTGACCGCGACCGTTGACCAGGTGCTCGCCTCGGGCGACCGCGTGATGGTGTTCGCCACCTGGCGCGGCCATTTCACCGGCTCCTCGCGCGGCCGGGGCCCGACCGGCAAAGCCCTGCTGATGCACACCTCCGACCAGTTCCGCCTGGTCGACGGCAAGGTCGCCGAACACTGGGAGGTCGTCGACTACTCCGGGCTCGAGGACGTCGGCATCCCGATCCGCTCCTTCACGGCGGCCGGGCAGGGCTAG
- a CDS encoding DUF4097 family beta strand repeat-containing protein, which produces MTAVVLLVPAAVVGWAWLGHTTRIDDVRLQHRVTALRLDVPDGSVVLRPGPVDQVHVHSTRSWTLRAPEVEQSWDGDTLSIRVTSPGPDLDGLAATVALEIEVPPQVSVDAQTRSASLDLAHLQGDLQLQTGSGAVTVADAQGRLRALSDSGAIQAGALASPMVDAQSHSGGVSLEFAAAPRQVSASLGSGELAVVVPPNSRYRVAGSAAGSGLRIADGLDDPASDRLITVELGNGQGKLGY; this is translated from the coding sequence GTGACGGCCGTGGTGCTGCTGGTGCCGGCCGCGGTGGTCGGCTGGGCCTGGCTGGGCCACACCACTCGGATCGACGACGTCCGGCTCCAACACCGGGTCACCGCACTGCGCCTGGACGTGCCGGACGGCTCGGTGGTGCTCCGCCCGGGCCCGGTGGACCAGGTGCACGTGCACTCCACTCGCAGCTGGACGCTGCGCGCGCCCGAGGTCGAGCAGAGCTGGGACGGCGACACCCTGAGCATCCGGGTCACCAGCCCCGGGCCCGACCTGGACGGCCTGGCCGCCACCGTCGCGCTGGAGATCGAGGTCCCGCCGCAGGTGTCGGTGGACGCGCAGACCCGCTCGGCCTCGCTGGATCTGGCGCACCTCCAGGGCGACCTCCAGCTGCAGACCGGCTCCGGGGCGGTCACCGTCGCCGACGCCCAGGGGCGGTTGCGGGCGCTCAGCGACTCCGGCGCGATCCAGGCCGGCGCGCTCGCCTCGCCGATGGTCGACGCCCAGAGTCACTCCGGCGGGGTCAGCCTGGAGTTCGCCGCCGCGCCGCGCCAGGTCTCCGCCTCGCTGGGCTCGGGCGAGCTGGCGGTGGTCGTCCCGCCGAACAGCCGCTACCGGGTGGCCGGTTCGGCGGCCGGCAGCGGCCTGCGGATCGCCGACGGCCTGGACGATCCAGCCTCGGACCGCCTGATCACGGTCGAACTCGGCAACGGCCAAGGCAAGTTGGGCTACTGA
- a CDS encoding condensation domain-containing protein → MLAELHALSQNQEAQWFLHQLAPDSAAYNTGVAVRIRSAVDVPALERAVVELGRRHDMLRSVFTEQDGQPVRLVDAESLCPLELCPLPGATVEELDAAVRARLRAPFLLADAGAFRIVLHTRAPEDSVLLIAGHHIATDAASDSVLLADLLELYRQIRAGGPVGLEPLADSYDEYVIKERRLVSSPLGAVLEKHWQDLCQGAAAVSLHPDRPRPARQSFTGDTCRVIVPAEPTSRLREVALESEVSSFAFLLAVFQGVLHRHIRTADFLIGAPVTTRLSSRSRSLVGNYINTIVFRAAIGGTTTFREAAVEANKQLKKAMAGLRYPFAHLARILAATREAGESAVYRVTFNMLATSHLPEPLQAVLDSTKEDEVSQYAGLRLSAYRLPQQEGQVDLGVDVLQTEDVLVVDFRYDSELYDRGTVEQFAAHFVRAVELATANPDTAVSRARIWGRATAAVSTV, encoded by the coding sequence GTGCTCGCTGAGCTGCACGCGTTGTCGCAGAACCAGGAAGCGCAGTGGTTCCTGCACCAGCTGGCCCCCGACTCCGCCGCCTACAACACCGGTGTCGCGGTGCGGATCCGATCCGCCGTGGACGTCCCGGCGCTGGAGCGGGCCGTGGTCGAACTCGGGCGGCGGCACGACATGCTGCGCTCGGTCTTCACCGAGCAGGACGGCCAGCCCGTCCGGCTGGTCGATGCCGAGAGCCTGTGCCCGCTGGAGCTCTGCCCGTTGCCCGGCGCGACGGTCGAGGAGCTGGACGCGGCCGTCCGCGCCCGGCTGCGGGCGCCGTTCCTGCTGGCCGACGCCGGCGCGTTCCGGATCGTGCTGCACACCCGGGCGCCCGAGGACTCGGTGCTGCTGATCGCCGGTCACCACATCGCCACCGACGCCGCCTCGGACTCCGTGCTGCTCGCCGACCTGCTGGAGCTCTACCGGCAGATCCGCGCGGGCGGGCCGGTCGGCCTCGAACCGCTGGCCGACTCCTACGACGAATATGTGATCAAGGAGCGGCGGCTGGTCTCCTCGCCGCTCGGCGCGGTGCTGGAGAAGCACTGGCAGGACCTCTGCCAGGGCGCCGCCGCCGTCAGCCTGCACCCCGACCGGCCGCGTCCGGCCCGGCAGTCCTTCACCGGCGACACCTGCCGGGTGATCGTGCCGGCCGAGCCGACCAGCCGGCTGCGGGAGGTGGCGCTGGAGTCCGAGGTCTCCTCGTTCGCCTTTCTGCTGGCCGTCTTCCAGGGTGTCCTGCACCGCCACATCCGCACCGCCGACTTCCTGATCGGCGCCCCGGTCACCACCCGGCTCAGCTCGCGCTCGCGCAGCCTGGTCGGCAACTACATCAACACCATCGTCTTCCGCGCCGCGATCGGAGGCACCACCACCTTCCGCGAGGCGGCGGTGGAGGCCAACAAGCAGCTCAAGAAGGCGATGGCCGGGCTGCGCTACCCGTTCGCGCACCTGGCCCGGATCCTGGCCGCCACCCGCGAGGCCGGGGAGTCGGCGGTCTACCGGGTCACCTTCAACATGCTGGCCACCTCGCACCTGCCCGAGCCGCTGCAGGCCGTCCTCGACAGCACCAAGGAGGACGAGGTCAGCCAGTACGCGGGCCTGCGGCTCTCGGCCTACCGGCTGCCGCAGCAGGAGGGCCAGGTCGATCTCGGCGTGGACGTGCTGCAGACCGAGGACGTCCTGGTAGTGGACTTCCGTTACGACAGTGAGCTCTACGACCGCGGCACCGTCGAGCAGTTCGCCGCGCACTTCGTCCGGGCGGTCGAACTGGCCACCGCCAACCCGGACACCGCCGTCTCGCGGGCCCGGATCTGGGGCCGCGCGACGGCGGCCGTCAGCACCGTCTGA
- a CDS encoding FixH family protein produces MTVPSIRTQAFLGSAVMAFVLLLMFWPHGGGSRAVQVAAATPDYAVQVRLPHPDTGSDQADITVDRRDHGPVQLSQVTVDALMPSMGHAMPALTAAATGPGQYRTQGQLFLMAGSWQLSVHLYGAAGSEVVTVPVTVPAS; encoded by the coding sequence ATGACCGTCCCCTCCATCCGTACTCAAGCGTTTCTCGGGTCCGCCGTGATGGCCTTCGTCCTGCTGCTGATGTTCTGGCCGCACGGCGGCGGGTCCCGTGCTGTCCAGGTGGCGGCCGCGACCCCCGACTACGCCGTCCAGGTGCGCCTGCCGCACCCGGACACCGGCTCCGACCAGGCCGACATCACCGTCGACCGGCGCGATCACGGCCCGGTGCAGCTGTCGCAGGTCACCGTGGACGCGCTGATGCCGAGCATGGGTCACGCGATGCCCGCGCTGACCGCCGCCGCCACCGGCCCCGGCCAGTACCGGACGCAGGGTCAGTTGTTCCTGATGGCAGGCAGTTGGCAGCTCTCGGTCCACCTCTACGGGGCGGCCGGCAGCGAGGTGGTGACCGTCCCGGTGACCGTTCCCGCCTCCTGA
- a CDS encoding fatty acyl-AMP ligase has protein sequence MSETIVDRIASHARELSTKAAVVFAQTRAGGLASEQLTYHQLDQHARAFAQFLAGHCAPGDRVLLLYPAGLDFVTALIGCQYAGVVAVPAPVPDSSGRRDTRTGGIARDAGAVLVLTDTRRHAEVGEFLRAEGLGELAVLATDELDLGEDAAARWTPPALAADSIAVLQYTSGSTSEPKGVVVSHGALRHNVGLISRSFGAGEQTKVCSWLPHYHDMGLVGTLLAPLALGGEIVLLSPTDFLRRPRLWLELIQQYRSSFTTAPNFAYDLLTRTVTDEQLAALDLSSLRFALNGSEPVDSGTLLRFAERFAPAGFSPEAFKPCYGMAEATLFITGTPPEHGPVFTRVEAEALQAHRFAPTADEGGQLLVSSGPPTDLEVVVVDADTAEVLPEGAVGEIWVRGESVSQGYWQRPEENARAFGARTADGQDGYLRTGDLGVLHEGELYVTGRLKDVLIVRGRNLYPHDIERLVQSMHPGFQGLQGSVCAVPSTQEEIVVMQEVRPHRGEPVDLPELSRRIRTELAERLGVRVSNLVFLRPGQVRRTTSGKVRRSVMRELFLSDGLTAVHQDLDAEIVRRYRSAPEPVLEPVLEGANS, from the coding sequence GTGTCCGAGACCATAGTGGACCGGATCGCCAGCCACGCCCGCGAGCTGTCCACCAAGGCGGCGGTGGTCTTCGCCCAGACAAGGGCCGGCGGTCTCGCCAGCGAGCAGCTGACGTACCACCAACTCGACCAGCACGCCCGGGCCTTCGCCCAGTTCCTGGCCGGTCACTGCGCGCCGGGCGACCGGGTGCTGCTGCTCTACCCCGCCGGTCTTGACTTCGTCACCGCGCTGATCGGCTGCCAGTACGCGGGCGTGGTGGCGGTGCCCGCCCCGGTGCCGGACAGCAGCGGCCGCCGCGACACCCGCACCGGCGGGATCGCCCGCGACGCGGGCGCCGTCCTGGTGCTCACCGACACCCGCCGCCACGCCGAGGTCGGCGAGTTCCTGCGCGCCGAGGGCCTGGGCGAGCTGGCGGTGCTGGCCACCGACGAGCTGGACCTGGGGGAGGACGCCGCCGCGCGGTGGACGCCCCCGGCACTGGCCGCCGACAGCATCGCCGTCCTGCAGTACACCTCCGGCTCCACCAGCGAGCCCAAGGGCGTGGTGGTCAGCCACGGCGCGCTGAGGCACAACGTCGGCCTGATCAGCCGCTCGTTCGGCGCCGGCGAGCAGACCAAGGTGTGCAGCTGGCTGCCGCACTACCACGACATGGGCCTGGTCGGTACGCTGCTGGCTCCGCTGGCGCTGGGCGGTGAGATCGTGCTGCTCTCGCCCACCGACTTCCTGCGCCGGCCGCGGCTCTGGCTGGAGCTGATCCAGCAGTACCGCAGCTCCTTCACCACCGCCCCCAACTTCGCCTACGACCTGCTCACCCGGACCGTCACCGACGAGCAGCTCGCCGCCCTGGACCTCTCCAGCCTGCGCTTCGCCCTCAACGGCTCCGAGCCGGTCGACTCCGGCACGCTGCTGCGCTTCGCCGAGCGCTTCGCCCCGGCGGGCTTCAGCCCCGAGGCGTTCAAGCCCTGCTACGGGATGGCCGAGGCGACGCTCTTCATCACCGGCACCCCGCCCGAGCACGGCCCGGTCTTCACCCGGGTCGAGGCCGAGGCCCTGCAGGCCCACCGCTTCGCGCCGACCGCCGACGAGGGCGGCCAGCTGCTGGTCAGCAGCGGCCCGCCCACCGACCTGGAGGTGGTGGTGGTCGACGCCGACACCGCCGAGGTGCTCCCGGAGGGCGCCGTCGGCGAGATCTGGGTGCGCGGCGAGAGCGTCAGTCAGGGCTACTGGCAGCGGCCCGAGGAGAACGCCCGCGCGTTCGGCGCCCGGACGGCGGACGGGCAGGACGGGTACCTGCGCACGGGCGACCTCGGCGTCCTGCACGAGGGCGAGCTCTACGTCACCGGCCGGCTCAAGGACGTCCTGATCGTGCGCGGCCGCAACCTCTACCCGCACGACATCGAGCGGCTGGTGCAGAGCATGCACCCCGGCTTCCAGGGCCTGCAGGGCAGCGTCTGCGCCGTTCCCTCGACGCAGGAGGAGATCGTCGTCATGCAGGAGGTGCGCCCGCACCGAGGCGAGCCGGTCGACCTGCCCGAGCTCTCCCGCCGGATCCGCACCGAACTGGCCGAGCGCCTGGGTGTGCGGGTCTCCAACCTGGTCTTCCTGCGCCCCGGCCAGGTCCGGCGCACCACCAGCGGCAAGGTCCGCCGCTCGGTGATGCGCGAGCTCTTCCTGAGCGACGGCCTGACCGCCGTCCACCAGGACCTCGACGCGGAGATCGTCCGGCGCTACCGCAGTGCCCCCGAGCCGGTCCTCGAACCCGTCCTCGAGGGGGCGAACTCATGA
- a CDS encoding response regulator transcription factor: MRAVIAEDSVLLRAGLVQLLQTAGIEVVGDVGDAEALLALVEEVRPELVVTDVRMPPSHSDEGMRAALTIRQKWPGTAVLLLSQYVEERYAAALLSGNTRGVGYLLKDRVADVAEFIEALHRVAGGGTALDPEVVAQLLVRKKSDPLDQLTPREREVLALMAEGCSNAGIGQALVVGDSAVAKHINNIFAKLNLSVADGEHRRVLAVLRFLGVQA, translated from the coding sequence GTGCGAGCTGTGATCGCCGAGGATTCCGTGCTGCTGCGGGCCGGACTCGTCCAGCTGCTGCAGACCGCCGGGATCGAGGTCGTCGGCGATGTCGGCGACGCCGAGGCCCTGTTGGCGCTGGTCGAGGAGGTGCGCCCGGAGCTGGTGGTCACCGACGTCCGGATGCCGCCCTCGCACAGCGACGAGGGGATGCGTGCCGCGCTGACGATTCGTCAGAAGTGGCCCGGTACGGCCGTGCTGCTGCTGTCGCAGTACGTCGAGGAGCGCTACGCGGCGGCCCTGCTGTCCGGCAACACCCGCGGGGTGGGCTATCTGCTCAAGGACCGGGTGGCGGATGTCGCCGAGTTCATCGAGGCCCTGCACCGGGTCGCCGGTGGCGGGACGGCGCTGGACCCGGAGGTGGTCGCCCAGCTGCTGGTGCGCAAGAAGAGCGACCCGCTGGACCAACTGACCCCCCGCGAAAGGGAGGTGCTGGCGCTGATGGCCGAGGGCTGCTCCAACGCGGGCATCGGGCAGGCGCTGGTGGTGGGCGACAGTGCGGTCGCCAAGCACATCAACAACATCTTCGCCAAGCTGAATCTCTCGGTCGCCGACGGCGAGCACCGCCGGGTCCTGGCGGTCCTCCGCTTCCTGGGCGTCCAGGCGTGA